Within Fusobacterium periodonticum ATCC 33693, the genomic segment GAGTTATAATGAAAATATTATCTTTATTTTCTAAATTTTCTTTAATTTTTTCTTCAAGTAATTCTTTCAAGAAATTTCCTTGATTAGCAACATATTTATTTTCAGCATTTCCTTCAACATGATACCATTCAGCCTTTCCATAAGCTTCTTCTGAATTTTTTCCTTGGACCATTAAATCATTATATGAGATTTTATTTGAGATATTAAACATTGGATAATTTGATCTTCTATGTACCCATAAAGGGATTCCTATCCATTCATCTTCATTTTTATAAAATCCATACTGGCTTGCATTATCAACTAATGACTGAGTTGATGTATCATTTGAAAAAAGAGTTTCACTAATTTTATAATTTTTAGAAATTACTATCATTATATTAGAATCTAAAATTAAGACTGGTTTTATCTGTGAAGGATCACCAACAACCATAACTTTTTTACTTCTAAAAATAGCTCCAACACTTGCTTGTGGTGTAGCTTGCCCTGCTTCATCTATAAATAATGCTCCTAATGAGTTTGCATCAAAATACTTAAACATTCTTCCAAAACTTGCAAAAGTCGAACTAACAACTGGTATAGTAAAATTTATCCATTCCCATGCTATTTTTATTAATTTTTTCCCATTATCTTTTTGAATATTTTTTTCTCTATACCTTAATATATTCAAAGCTGCTTTTAAATGAGCATTATTAAGTGCCAAGAAATATTTTCTAACTCCTAAAGCCAAAATGAATAAATTAGATTGCATTTTCCTAAATTCATCATCAAACCAAGGGTTTGATAGTTGAAGTTTTTCATAGCTTTGATTAAAATTTAATATATTTTTTTTGATAAGTAGATCTTCTATTTTCCTTATATCTTCTTCAAGTGTATATTTTTCTAAAGTTTTATTTGAAAAATAATTTTCAAAATTTTCTCTCATTTTAATTTTTTTATTCATAGAAGTTTCTATTTTTGATTTATTCTCTTCAAATTCAGATTTAGATTTATCTATAAGAGTTTTGATTTCTTTTGCTTTATTTTCAAGATTATTTAATTTATTATTCTCATTATTTAATCTAAAAGTATATTCAGAATCACCTCTTTTCTTAAAAAATCCTATTAGTATTTCTAAAAATGTTTTCTGTGGTTTTTGAGCTAAAATAACATCAAGATTTCTTTTAGAAGTAACTATATCATTCTCAATCAATTTTAATTCTTCGTTTTTTTCAAAAATAATATTTTGAAAATTCTCTATTTTCTCTTTTAATAATTCAATTTCCTTTTCTATATTTTTTATACTGTTTTCTAAAGCTAACTTTCTTTGAGGTCTACTATTAAGTTCTTCTTCTATTTCATTTAGCTTATTTTTCATGAAAGAAAATTCTTTGTATTTTAAATACACCTTTTGCATTTCATCTTTTTTATTTTTAATTATTTTATATAAATCTTTAAATTCTTCAATTATTTTTATTGATGGTTTCTCATTTCCTTTAAGTTCTTCAAGAATTGATTCTATATAATTTAATATATTAGACACATTGGTAGAGGCTCCTCCTTCCATAGAAAATAAGCCCCAATTCTTTTCATCTAATTCTATATGTGTTTTTTGACGAAATTTTTTTTCAGTTTCTTTATCTTCAATATAATCTATTTTTATTTTTTGATTAGATAAATTTTTAAAATAATCCACTTCAATTATTTTTTCTAAAAAAGAATCATCTATATTTTTTATTAATGGTAAATCATTAACAATATTTTGGACAGCTCCATTATTTGAGCTTGCCACTATTATATTATATTTTGAGATTTGACTTGGGATCTCAGCAATTAAAGCCTTATCATAATAATTCTCAGTCCCCGATAGAGCAACTTCTAAATAATCCATCATCTCATATGCTTGTCTAACAATTAAATCTGCAAAAATATCTTTTAAAAGTGTAGTTTTTCCAGTTCCTGGTGGTCCATTAACGCTTAAGATATTGTTACTATCATTTAAATATAAGTTAACAGCAACTTGTTGCATAAATGATAAGGCATATTTAGGATTTGATGGAAATCTTCCCATGGGATAATTTTTAGGCTGTAATATATTTTCCAATTCCATTGGATTAAATTTATCTGATTTTAAATTTCCATCTAAGTTTTTTCTATTTCCAGTAAATCCAAAAAGATATCTATCTAAATTATCTGTATGAATACTTTTAGCACTTATTAAGTCATCAACAAAAAAAGAATGAAGACTATTAAAATCTGATTTTATATTATCGAATATTTTAAATTTAAAATTATCTTCATTTATTAAATATTTTTCAGTAAGCTCATTAAATACTTCATTAAAATCTCTTTCTTCAAATTTCTCTTTTAATTTTTCTCTTTCTTCCTCTTCTAATTTTACTAAATTATCTGGAAACCTATTATTATTTTTTACATAGCCAACCATAGTTAAAAATAAATCCTCTGGAATAAACTTTAAATCTTTATCAAAAGATAAGGATAAAGTAAATTTTTCAGAACTAGTATCAATATCCTCATAGGTTTCTTCAGTACCATAGACTTCTCTTAATGATTCTAAAAGTTCAGAAGTTTTAAAAACCCCAAAATAAATAATAATTCCCATATTTGAAAGATCTTTTTTTTCATTTTTTTCTTTATTTTTTATATAATATTTTTCTAAGACTTCAGAAAAGTACTCTTTCCAATTATATTTCGTATGATTATTAATTTCTTCTTTAGTAGATATTTTAGGTATTTTATTAATCTCAAAGGAACTACTATCTTTATCAAGATTTCCTTCTGATAAATGTTCTACTGTTAACCAAGCATCCATAATATCATTTTTGTTCATGTCCCTCTCCTTTTTTACTTTGTTGATTCTAAACATTATAGTAATTTTAACAAGAAAGTATTAAAAGTACAAGGGCAATTTAATTAACTTGCAAATTGTAACCCAATTTTTTATAATATGGTAAAATTATAGAAGGAATTGATAAAATGGAACTACAGAAATTTAAAGATGACTATATGATAAAAGTAAAAGGTGGAAAGTATAAACCTTCTTTTGAAGATGAAGAAAAAATAGTATTTGATATAGAAGTATGCAAATATGCGATAACAGAAAAGATGTGGTTTGAAATAATGGGAACTATTCCTTTACAAGTCAAGGGAGATAATAAACCTGTTAAAGATATCACTTGGTGGGAAGCATTAGAATTTTGTAATAAGTTAAGTGAAAAACATGGTTTAGAACCTGTCTACGATCTAAGCAAAAGTAAGCAAGGAATATTAGCAATAAGAGAATTAAAAGGAAAAACCATTAAAACTTTTGATCCTAATATGGCAAACTTTAAAAATACAGAAGGTTTTAGATTACCTACTGAAATTGAATGGGAATGGTTTGCAAAAGGTGGACAGGTTGCAATGGAACAAGGAACTTTTGACTATAACTATTCAGGAAGTGACAATATAGATGAAGTAGCATGGTATATTGAGAATTCTAATTATTTTATACAGGATGTAGGATTAAAAAAGCCAAATCAGTTAGGACTTTATGATTGTAGTGGTAATGTTTGGGAATGGTGTTATGACTCAGAAGAGTGGGAAAATAAAAAATCTATGAATTTCAATTTTGATTCTTCTAGTGCATACAGAAGACTTAGAGGTGGAGCTTGGCTTCATAATGCTGAAAGTTGTACTACTCTTTATCGTTGTTTTGAAGTTGCTACTTATACTGTACTAAGTACTGGATTTCGTATTGTTAGAACAATTTAATAATTAACTATATAAAACTTTGGAGGAAAATATGTTAGAAGAAAAATTATTAAAAAAACTAAAGACTATCAATGAAAATTTTATAAATTTAGGCTTTGATTTAGAAGAAGATTTGATTGAACTTGTAACTCAAAGAGAGGATATTAAAGATAGAATAGAAAATACTAAATATAAGAAAATGACTTTTTCAAAAGATGAGGAAGCAAATTCATATATTCTAAACTTAGAGGATTGTCAAATAAGTTTTGACATTATTGAAGGAGAAGATGAAGAAGGACCTTGGTTTGAAGTTGAGTGCAATATAATTTTCTTTTAAAGGAGCATAATGAATGGTACTACTACTTTTAACTAATATTTCTATAATACTAATTGTATTCTTACTTTTATCATTTATAAATAAGTACTTAGAGCTTGAAAAATTTGACTCAAAGAAAAAAATAATAACTTCTATTGTTATATTATTGCTGGTAAATTTTATTTATTATTTTGATAGTTATTATCAAGAAGATATTATAATTTCTTTAAATCTTATTATTTTAGGAACAGATTTCTTATTTATACTAACAAACTTCTTTTTATTGATTTTTAAGAGAAAGAGGGGTTATTTTATATTTTTCTATTAGGACTTTTATTTTTAGTGCTACCATTTTTTACAACAATAATGTTTGCATTACGTGGACTACCTCATGGATAAAGGAGAAGATAGATTATGGAAATAGAAATTAGAGAAAAAATAGATAGCTTAGAAATAACTAAAAATTGTAAACAAGAACTAAGAAAAAACTCTATTATAGCTTTTTGTATAATAATTTTAGTTTATTCAGTTTTCATATATAATAATCCTTTTTTCTTTTTTATTCCACTCTTTACAATTCATTTTGCCTTTTTATTTTATAATTTCATGTGCAGAGAATATAAGTATGAAAGAATTTCTATAAATTCTAAAGAATTAGCTTTCTCAAGTAGCTATTTTAAAAAAAATTTTGAATTGTGCTATAAAAAAATATTTTTAGTTGAGAATATAAAAGAAATTGAAATAATAGAGTATCATAAACTTCTATTAAGAAAAATTTTATTTAAAGATAAATTAGAAGATAAGGCATCTTATGTTATAAGTTTTACTTTTTTTGAAGGTGAAAATTTAAATTTTGCTTATAGTATGGAAAAAGATGAAGCAAGAAGAGTTTTAAGGAGAATAGAATCATTTTTAGAAAAAGAAAAAATATATTCTTAAATGAGGTAAAATAAATGGAAAAGAAAAAGATAGAATTAAAAAATTTTGAAGATGAATATTTGATAAAGGTTCAAGGTGGAAAATATGTCCCTTCTTTTACAAATGAATTAAAGGAGGTATTTGACATAGAAGTATGCAAATATATAACAACTCAATTAATGTGGCTGGAAGTAATGGAAAATAATCCTTCAGAAGTAAAAGGATTTTATAAGCCTGTTGAAACTGTTTCTTGGTGGCAAGCACTAGAATTCTGTAATAAATTAAGTGAAAAATATGGCTTAGAGCCTGTATATGATTTAAGTAGAAGTAAACAAGAAATATTAATGATAAAAGAATTAGGTAAAAAAATAGTAAGTCCCGATAAAACAAACTTTAAAAATACTGAAGGATTTAGATTGCCAACTGAAATTGAATGGGAATGGTTTGCTAAAGGTGGACAAAAGGCGATTGAACAAGGAACTTTTGAGTATAAGTATTCAGGAAGTAATAATATAGATGAAGTAGCTTGGTATCTTAACAATTCAGATTTTAAAAACACCAATATTTCTATAAAAGATGTAGCTTTAAAAAAGCCAAATCAATTGGGACTTTTTGATTGTAGTGGGAACATTTGGGAATGGTGCTATGATACAATTGGTGACATAGAAAAGGGAAAACTATACACATATAAAAACTTTGAACCTTATAATATCTATAGAAGAATTAAAGGAGGTTCAGGAGCTTATAGTGCTAAAAGTTCTCTTATCATTAGTAGAAGTGAAACTATAGCTACTTATTCTTATAAAAATTTTGGATTTCGTTTTGTAAGAACTATTTAGTTTTTCTTTCAAATTTACAGATAGAGGTAGCAATATGAAATTTATTTTAAATGAGAGTATGATAGGGATAAATGGAATAGAAAAAATATCATTAGAGGAAGTTATTGAAAAATTTTCATATCCTGAAGATATTAAGATAAAAATAGAAAAAAATCCTTATAATATTCATATTGAATTGAAATATAAAGATTTTACAGTTTATTATAATATTTGTTACTATGTAGATAAAGAAATTCCAGAGTTTCATACTTTATCATTTGTTTTGGAAAAACTTTATCTTAATGACAAAATTTATATTAAAGTTGGAGAAGAAGCAAAGAAAGTAATTTCTAAGATAAAAAAATATTTAGAAGAAAATTATAAAAGTTTAAATTATAAATATGAAGCTAATGAATATTCAGGAAATTATTATTTTAAAGATTTAGATTTAACAATATTTTTTGAAAAATATGGAAGAAAAAAGATAGTGGATTGGATAGATATTTCTTTACCTTATGAAGATAATCCTAATATTTTAGGAATTGGAAAAATTTTAAAATTAGGTGCTTTAAAGAATATTTTTAATAATAATTAGGAGATTAAAAATGAAATTTATTTTAAATAAAACTTCTGGAATTAACCAAATTGAAAATATACTTTTAGAAAAGATTGTAAAAACTTTTTCATTTCCAGAAAATATTGAGATTAATATAGAAAAAGATAATGTTTTGGATATATGTTTAGAATATCCAGATATAGATTTGAATATATATTATGTAATAAACTTAAAAAGCCCTCAAAATCATATGATACATTTTGTTGTAAAAAAATTATATCTTACTGATAGTAATTTTTTAGAAGAAGCTGAAGAAATAAAGAAGGCTTTACCTAAAATAATAAAATATTTGAAAGATAATAAAAAATTAGAAGAATATAAAATTGAAAGAAGAAAGAATTCAGGAATATATTATTTTGATAATTATGGAATAGCTATTTTTTACCAAAAGATATTTAATAGAAAAGTTATAGAGAAAATTGATATATCTTTACCATCTGAAAATGATGTAGATATTTCAAATTTAGGAAAACTTTTAGGAATAGAAATTCTAAAACAAATTTTGTAAAAGTGTGAGGGAATAAATGGAGAAAAAGGAAATAAAATTAAATCATTTTAATATTTATGCAGTAATTGCAATAATAGCTTTAATATATTTCTCAATAAAATGTATTCAGTTTTATTTTGAAATGGGAGTACCTAAGGAGATTTGGGAAACTATAATTCTGAAAAAGACTATATTTATTTCAAATGAAAAAAATATATCAACTAAACTTTTGGAAAATTTACTTTTCTTGTTATTAGTATTTCTTCCTCCTTTTCTAGTATATCTTTTTGTTAAAAAAATATATAAAATATGTAATTATTTTTTAAGTGAAGAAAAAATAGTTATCTCAGATGAACATTTTTCTTATACAAGAAAATTAGCTATGATTAATTTTGAAAAGTTTGAAATTAATTTAAATGAAATAAAAAGAATTACTAAAATACCAATGAAAGTTTCAACTAGATTTTCAACAAATATACCAGCATTAGCTATTTTATGGTATTTTAAGGAACAAGAAAGAATATTAATAAAAGATAAAAATGGAAAAGAATATAAGATATGGAATATTCCAGCAAATAAACTTTCTCCTTCAACATACTATGGAACACCAAAAGATGATGTAGATTTGTATATTAAAGAATTGAGAGAATACTTAAATCTTGAAGAAGAAAATATAGAAGATGAACAAGAAACTGGAAGTTTAAATATAGAAATGAAAAAGTTGATATATAGACATCCAGATTTATCAGAAAGAAAGAAGAGCTTTTTAGTTTTGCTCTTTGCTCAACTTTTTTTTGTACTTATTTTTCTAGTAGTTTTTAGTGAAGGAATAACAGTATTCTATGAGGGTGGAATAGAGATATTAATTTTTATGGTATTTGGTATTGCTTGTATTGGGATAAGTTATTTCATAGTAAAAGCAATAAAAAATGCAGTTATTTATTTTTTTCCTTATGAAGAATATGAAATAATTTATGATAAACTTTATTATAAGAAAAAATTAAAATTATTTGGAAAATCTTTTGCAATGGAGAAGTTTGATATAAATTTAAAGGATATAGATAGTATTCTATCCTTAGCCCCAAAAATCTCTTATATTGGAATAAAAATTCTTGATGATTTTAAACCTTTTAAAAGAATTTATATAAAATTAAAGAATGGAGAAAGATATGAAGTATGTAATTGGGGAAAAATTTCTTATAACTATGCTGATTTCTCTGGAAATATAGATAACATATTGGAAATAGAATTTAAAAAAGTTTTTAATAAGATAAAATCTTTTATTGAAAATAGTGAAAGAAAATAAATCTACCCCTTATTGTATTAAGAGGTAGATTTATTTGTGTGATAGTGTTTTATTGTGAAAGTATTATAGATATTTTTCTGTATATTCTTTTTTAAAATCAGCAATATCCTCATCATCTTTTTCAATAGCAAATTTTAAGTGATCTAAAAAGATATTTTGAATTGCGTCAAACTCTCCTAAACCTTTTAAAATCACTTGATTTACTTTAAAACCATTTTCTTCAAGTTCTTCTTTATATCTTATAGCCATATCATTTTTTGCATGATCTCCAGCTACAAACATAAATGGAGCAAGTCTGACTTCTTCAATACCATTTTTTCTTAATTTTTTCAATAAAGTATCCATTAATGGATATGCTTTTGTACAAACTACAAAAACATTATCATATCCATACTCATCAAAAACATATTCTATCATAGCATAACTAGTAGCTAGTGGTGAGTCTGTTCCATGACAAACTAAAACAAGTGCCTCTTTTTTATTTTTTGGAACATATTCATCTGCCAATGCTTCAACACATTTTTTATAATCATCAATATAATATAAAAGTGGTTTTCCTATTTTTACACTTTTAAACCTATTTGAAACAGAGTTTACCTCTTTCACTAAATTTTCATATTCAATACCTGGTATAATATGAGAAGTTTGTACAAGTAACTCATCATATCCTTGATCTGCTATAACATTTAATATTCTAATTGGATTATTAAAAATATCTCCTCTATCTTTTAATCTTTTTAAAACTATTCTTGATGTATACGCATAAAATTGAACATAATCTTTGTATTCATCTGCAAATTTATCATTCATTTTATCTATTGTAAGTATTTTTGTGTCATTATGTGTAGTCCCAAAGTGTACCATTAACAATGCTTTTTTTGACATATCTCCTCCTCAATAAAAATTATTTTGTTTTGCTAAATATATTAAGTTAATTATATAACATTTATATAAATATTGCAAAGGATTTTTTAATCTGCTATTATCAATAAAAATTTATTCATTTTCTTAGAAATATATTTGACAATTTTAAATTTCTATGTTAATATAAATAGGATTAACGCATAATAAAGGTGTTCAGCAACCTTATATTAGCGAATTACATATGGAGGTGTTGATATGTACGCAGTAATTAAAACTGGTGGAAAACAGTATAAAGTTACAGAAGGTGATGTATTAAGAGTAGAAAAATTAAATGCTGAAGTTAATGCAACTGTTGAATTAACAGAAGTTCTTTTAGTAGCTGGTGGAGACAATGTTAAAGTTGGAAAACCATTAGTAGAAGGAGCAAAAGTAGTTGTAGAAGTTTTATCTCAAGGTAAAGCAGCTAAAGTTATTAACTTCAAATACAAGCCTAAAAAAGCTAGTCACAGAAAAAAAGGTCATAGACAACTTTTTACTGAAGTAAAAGTAACTTCAATAATAGCATAGTTTATGACAAAAGTAGAAATTTTTAGAAAAAATGGTAACATCATAGGATATAAAGCAAGTGGACATTCTGGATACTCAGAACAAGGAAGTGATATAATATGTTCTGCTATCTCAACATCATTGCAAATAACTTTGATAGGTATACAAGAAGTATTGAAGTTAAAAGTTGATTTTAAAATAAATGATGGCTTTCTTGATGTTGATTTAAAAAATATTAGCCAAAATAAACTAACACAAACAAATATACTCACAGAATCTATGGCTATGTTTTTAAAAGAATTGACTAAGCAATATCCTAAGTACATTAGACTTGTAGAAAAGGAGGATAAGTAAATGCAATTTTTATTAAATATACAATTATTTGCACATAAAAAAGGGCAAGGTTCTGTTAAAAACGGAAGAGACTCTAATCCTAAATATCTTGGAGTAAAAAAATATGATGGAGAAGTTGTTAAAGCTGGAAACATCATAGTTAGACAAAGAGGAACTAAATTCCATGCTGGAAACAATATGGGAATTGGTAAAGACCATACTTTATTTGCATTAATCGATGGATATGTAAAATTTGAAAGATTAGGAAAAAATAAAAAACAAGTTTCTGTATACTCAGAAAAATAAGCTGATAAGAAAAAATCCTATTAATTTAGGATTTTTTTTATTGAGAAAAGTTATTATAAAATTAAAATTTCAATCTTAAAGTAAAAAATAAGAAATTTACTCAGTAATGAACTATTTTTTACTTTTTTATTTTATTAAGAATTTTTAATTTACAAAAATCATAATTGCTATATAAAATATATATATTATATAATTTGGATAAAAATTATTCTATTTTTGATTAAAAGTTTATCTTTTTTTAAAAAAAATTAGTTGCTTTTTATATAAAAAGAGTTTATTATTTATTTAAGATATAATATTAAATCTTAGCTCAAAAAGTTTTAAAAATTAAGGATTTCTATTATGGAGGTAGATTTATTATGAAGATGTATGGACTTGAAAAATTAGGAATTGCTAATGTATTGGCAGTTCACTATAATCTAAGCCCTGCAGAGCTTACAGAAAAAGCTTTAGCAAATGGCGAAGGAAAATTAAATGATACTGGTGCTTTAGTCATAGAAACAGGAAAATATACTGGACGTGCTCCAGATGATAAATTCTTTGTTGACACTCCAAGTGTACATAATAACATTGACTGGAGTAGAAACAAACCTATTGAAAGTGAAAAGTTTGATGCTATCCTTGGCAAATTAATTGCTTACCTTCAAAAGAAAGAAATCTATGTTTTTGATGGAAAAGCTGGAGCTAATCCTCAATATACAAGAAGATTTCGTTTTATAAATGAAATGCCTAGCCAAAATTTATTCATACATCAATTGTTAATTAGAACTGATGAAGAATACAATGAAAATAATAAAATTGATTTCACAGTTATATCTGCCCCTAACTTTCACTGTGTACCTGAAGTAGATGGAGTTAATTCTGAAGCAGCTATCATAATCAATTTTGAAAAGAAAATGGCTATAATCTGTGGAACAAGATACTCAGGAGAAATGAAAAAAAGTGTCTTTTCTATAATGAACTATATAATGCCTCTTGAAAATATTTTACCTATGCACTGTTCTGCTAATATGGATCCTGTGACTCATGAAACTGCAATTTTCTTTGGTTTATCTGGAACAGGTAAAACAACTTTATCAGCAGATCCAAATCGTAAATTAATTGGTGATGATGAACATGGTTGGTGTGATACTGGAGTATTCAACTTTGAAGGTGGATGCTATGCTAAATGTATCAATCTTAAAGAAGAAAGTGAGCCTGAAATCTATCATGCTATAAAATTTGGAAGTGTTGTAGAAAATGTTACTATGGATGAAAAAACAAGAAAAATAAATTATGAAGATG encodes:
- a CDS encoding DEAD/DEAH box helicase translates to MNKNDIMDAWLTVEHLSEGNLDKDSSSFEINKIPKISTKEEINNHTKYNWKEYFSEVLEKYYIKNKEKNEKKDLSNMGIIIYFGVFKTSELLESLREVYGTEETYEDIDTSSEKFTLSLSFDKDLKFIPEDLFLTMVGYVKNNNRFPDNLVKLEEEEREKLKEKFEERDFNEVFNELTEKYLINEDNFKFKIFDNIKSDFNSLHSFFVDDLISAKSIHTDNLDRYLFGFTGNRKNLDGNLKSDKFNPMELENILQPKNYPMGRFPSNPKYALSFMQQVAVNLYLNDSNNILSVNGPPGTGKTTLLKDIFADLIVRQAYEMMDYLEVALSGTENYYDKALIAEIPSQISKYNIIVASSNNGAVQNIVNDLPLIKNIDDSFLEKIIEVDYFKNLSNQKIKIDYIEDKETEKKFRQKTHIELDEKNWGLFSMEGGASTNVSNILNYIESILEELKGNEKPSIKIIEEFKDLYKIIKNKKDEMQKVYLKYKEFSFMKNKLNEIEEELNSRPQRKLALENSIKNIEKEIELLKEKIENFQNIIFEKNEELKLIENDIVTSKRNLDVILAQKPQKTFLEILIGFFKKRGDSEYTFRLNNENNKLNNLENKAKEIKTLIDKSKSEFEENKSKIETSMNKKIKMRENFENYFSNKTLEKYTLEEDIRKIEDLLIKKNILNFNQSYEKLQLSNPWFDDEFRKMQSNLFILALGVRKYFLALNNAHLKAALNILRYREKNIQKDNGKKLIKIAWEWINFTIPVVSSTFASFGRMFKYFDANSLGALFIDEAGQATPQASVGAIFRSKKVMVVGDPSQIKPVLILDSNIMIVISKNYKISETLFSNDTSTQSLVDNASQYGFYKNEDEWIGIPLWVHRRSNYPMFNISNKISYNDLMVQGKNSEEAYGKAEWYHVEGNAENKYVANQGNFLKELLEEKIKENLENKDNIFIITPFKNIATRIIEELKSINFVKFENNKATNIGTVHTFQGKEAKIVYFVLGADEKSKGAAKWAVEEPNMLNVAATRAKEEFYIIGDQKLYLDLGSKIIKDTVQIINSYNENKEI
- a CDS encoding formylglycine-generating enzyme family protein, whose product is MELQKFKDDYMIKVKGGKYKPSFEDEEKIVFDIEVCKYAITEKMWFEIMGTIPLQVKGDNKPVKDITWWEALEFCNKLSEKHGLEPVYDLSKSKQGILAIRELKGKTIKTFDPNMANFKNTEGFRLPTEIEWEWFAKGGQVAMEQGTFDYNYSGSDNIDEVAWYIENSNYFIQDVGLKKPNQLGLYDCSGNVWEWCYDSEEWENKKSMNFNFDSSSAYRRLRGGAWLHNAESCTTLYRCFEVATYTVLSTGFRIVRTI
- a CDS encoding formylglycine-generating enzyme family protein, yielding MEKKKIELKNFEDEYLIKVQGGKYVPSFTNELKEVFDIEVCKYITTQLMWLEVMENNPSEVKGFYKPVETVSWWQALEFCNKLSEKYGLEPVYDLSRSKQEILMIKELGKKIVSPDKTNFKNTEGFRLPTEIEWEWFAKGGQKAIEQGTFEYKYSGSNNIDEVAWYLNNSDFKNTNISIKDVALKKPNQLGLFDCSGNIWEWCYDTIGDIEKGKLYTYKNFEPYNIYRRIKGGSGAYSAKSSLIISRSETIATYSYKNFGFRFVRTI
- a CDS encoding sirohydrochlorin cobaltochelatase codes for the protein MSKKALLMVHFGTTHNDTKILTIDKMNDKFADEYKDYVQFYAYTSRIVLKRLKDRGDIFNNPIRILNVIADQGYDELLVQTSHIIPGIEYENLVKEVNSVSNRFKSVKIGKPLLYYIDDYKKCVEALADEYVPKNKKEALVLVCHGTDSPLATSYAMIEYVFDEYGYDNVFVVCTKAYPLMDTLLKKLRKNGIEEVRLAPFMFVAGDHAKNDMAIRYKEELEENGFKVNQVILKGLGEFDAIQNIFLDHLKFAIEKDDEDIADFKKEYTEKYL
- the rplU gene encoding 50S ribosomal protein L21, with amino-acid sequence MYAVIKTGGKQYKVTEGDVLRVEKLNAEVNATVELTEVLLVAGGDNVKVGKPLVEGAKVVVEVLSQGKAAKVINFKYKPKKASHRKKGHRQLFTEVKVTSIIA
- a CDS encoding ribosomal-processing cysteine protease Prp; its protein translation is MTKVEIFRKNGNIIGYKASGHSGYSEQGSDIICSAISTSLQITLIGIQEVLKLKVDFKINDGFLDVDLKNISQNKLTQTNILTESMAMFLKELTKQYPKYIRLVEKEDK
- the rpmA gene encoding 50S ribosomal protein L27, giving the protein MQFLLNIQLFAHKKGQGSVKNGRDSNPKYLGVKKYDGEVVKAGNIIVRQRGTKFHAGNNMGIGKDHTLFALIDGYVKFERLGKNKKQVSVYSEK
- the pckA gene encoding phosphoenolpyruvate carboxykinase (ATP), whose protein sequence is MKMYGLEKLGIANVLAVHYNLSPAELTEKALANGEGKLNDTGALVIETGKYTGRAPDDKFFVDTPSVHNNIDWSRNKPIESEKFDAILGKLIAYLQKKEIYVFDGKAGANPQYTRRFRFINEMPSQNLFIHQLLIRTDEEYNENNKIDFTVISAPNFHCVPEVDGVNSEAAIIINFEKKMAIICGTRYSGEMKKSVFSIMNYIMPLENILPMHCSANMDPVTHETAIFFGLSGTGKTTLSADPNRKLIGDDEHGWCDTGVFNFEGGCYAKCINLKEESEPEIYHAIKFGSVVENVTMDEKTRKINYEDASITPNTRVGYPIHYIPNAELEGVGGIPKVVIFLTADSFGVLPPISRLSQEAAMYHFVTGFTAKLAGTELGVKEPVPTFSTCFGEPFMPMDPSVYAKMLGERLEKHNTKVYLINTGWSGGAYGTGKRINLKYTRAMVTAVLSGYFDNAEYKHDEIFNLDIPQSCPNVPDEIMNPIDTWEDKEQYVIAAKKLANLFYKNFKEKYPNMPENITNAGPRYND